A segment of the Prochlorococcus marinus CUG1416 genome:
TTAGTAAATTTTTAATAATTAAAATATTTTTTATTTTAATAAGTTCTCAATTACTTTTTAATGTTTCCAAAGCTAATGCTGCTGAAGAAATTAAAATTATATACAACATATTTTCTAGAACAATTAAAGTAAATTCGTTAAAAACTTTTGCCGAAGAAGGATATTCAACAAAACAATTAAAAAAAATTTTAAAAGCAAGTGGGTCCTCCAACAAAGAAATCAGATCAGTGTTAAATAAAGATTTTGATATCCCTATTACGATTGCAAGCAAATTAGTATATTCTGAAATAGGAAAAATTTTTTTAACAAGACTTTCATCTATTATCCACCCACCCAAAGCAGATGATGAAAGAACTGGTATGTTAGCCCTTAGAGCAAGTGTAGTTCAAGGGATTAACATAGGAAATGGAAAAATAAATCTGATAAATTTTTTTGAAGGATATCCAACTAAAACTGTTATTTTAGATGTCAACGCTTTAAGCAAAGTTATGAATAAAGTAGAATCAATTTCAGAATTATTAGAATTTTTTACAAATTCTCCTCTAGAAAAAATTAAAACAAATTAAAAAGTCATGGTGTTATTAAATAAAATCAAAAATA
Coding sequences within it:
- a CDS encoding alpha/beta hydrolase, with the translated sequence MKFSKFLIIKIFFILISSQLLFNVSKANAAEEIKIIYNIFSRTIKVNSLKTFAEEGYSTKQLKKILKASGSSNKEIRSVLNKDFDIPITIASKLVYSEIGKIFLTRLSSIIHPPKADDERTGMLALRASVVQGINIGNGKINLINFFEGYPTKTVILDVNALSKVMNKVESISELLEFFTNSPLEKIKTN